A stretch of Crossiella cryophila DNA encodes these proteins:
- a CDS encoding lysophospholipid acyltransferase family protein, which produces MTAAGRAGVFRWTPSTPCDDSCVPDRDREPVVALGVQLRRWLALAGVFVLAVPVSWLLPLLPKRIRERLASSGARGILWALGIRVVAADVPPRRGPALLVGNHISWLDGLVLLAREPLHQVAKSEIRDLPVFGGLAARAGTVFIERDRLSTLPATIAEMRDRLAAGISVAVFPEGTTRCAVAGVVLRPASFQAALDAGVPVRPVRLEFRGPDGRPSAAAAFLGEEDVLTSLRRVIRAGGLSVHLREGATIWPRTVRDRREFAARAQAEILGGATVPVPELKVAA; this is translated from the coding sequence GTGACCGCGGCCGGGCGGGCCGGCGTGTTCCGCTGGACGCCGAGTACGCCGTGCGATGACAGCTGTGTGCCGGACCGGGACCGGGAACCCGTGGTGGCACTGGGAGTTCAGCTGCGCAGGTGGCTGGCACTGGCCGGGGTGTTCGTGCTCGCGGTGCCGGTGTCCTGGCTGCTTCCGTTGCTGCCCAAGAGGATCCGCGAGCGGCTGGCGAGCAGTGGGGCGCGCGGGATCCTGTGGGCGCTGGGGATTCGTGTGGTGGCAGCGGATGTGCCGCCGCGGCGGGGTCCGGCGTTGCTGGTGGGCAATCACATCTCCTGGCTGGACGGGCTGGTGCTGCTGGCCAGGGAACCGTTGCATCAGGTGGCCAAGTCCGAGATCCGGGATCTGCCGGTGTTCGGCGGACTGGCCGCGCGGGCCGGGACGGTGTTCATCGAGCGGGACCGGTTGTCCACGCTGCCCGCGACCATCGCGGAGATGCGGGATCGGCTGGCCGCCGGGATCTCGGTCGCGGTGTTCCCGGAGGGCACCACGCGCTGCGCGGTGGCCGGGGTTGTGTTGCGCCCGGCCAGTTTCCAGGCCGCGCTGGACGCGGGTGTGCCGGTGCGGCCGGTGCGGCTGGAGTTCCGTGGCCCGGACGGGCGGCCGTCCGCGGCGGCGGCCTTCCTCGGCGAGGAGGACGTGCTGACCTCGCTGCGCCGGGTGATCCGCGCCGGCGGGCTGTCGGTGCACCTGCGTGAGGGCGCCACGATCTGGCCGCGGACCGTGCGCGACCGGCGGGAGTTCGCCGCCCGCGCGCAGGCGGAGATCCTCGGCGGGGCAACGGTTCCCGTGCCGGAGTTGAAGGTGGCGGCCTGA
- a CDS encoding GNAT family N-acetyltransferase, producing MIAELTRPLPKLLARAAIEDSPGYRMVIADTQAEVLAAQRLRHRVFAGELGAALAGPAGVDADELDAHCEHLLIKDERTGEVVGTYRILPPGAAARRGALYSDGEFELTALAGLRSSLVEVGRSCVDPAHRNGGVIGLMWAGLARYVNLVGGRWVAGCGSVPLADGGHLAAAVRDRVLDRALAPERYRVRPRNPWPHQDIERPAGRVVLPPLMQGYLRLGAWVGGEPAYDADFGCADFFLLLDMDRLDPRYLRRFQ from the coding sequence ATGATCGCCGAACTGACCAGGCCGCTGCCGAAGCTGCTCGCCCGCGCCGCCATCGAGGACAGCCCCGGGTACCGCATGGTCATCGCGGACACCCAGGCCGAAGTGCTTGCCGCCCAACGACTCCGGCACCGGGTCTTCGCCGGGGAGCTGGGCGCGGCGCTGGCCGGTCCGGCGGGGGTGGACGCGGACGAGCTGGACGCGCACTGCGAGCACCTGCTGATCAAGGACGAGCGCACCGGCGAGGTGGTGGGCACCTACCGCATCCTGCCGCCGGGCGCGGCGGCCCGCCGGGGCGCGCTGTACTCCGACGGGGAGTTCGAGCTGACCGCGCTGGCCGGGCTGCGGTCCTCGCTGGTGGAGGTCGGCCGGTCCTGCGTGGATCCGGCGCACCGCAACGGCGGGGTGATCGGGCTGATGTGGGCCGGGCTGGCCCGGTACGTGAACCTGGTCGGCGGGCGCTGGGTGGCAGGCTGCGGTTCGGTGCCCCTAGCAGACGGCGGGCACCTGGCCGCGGCGGTGCGGGACCGGGTGCTCGACCGCGCGCTGGCGCCCGAGCGGTACCGGGTGCGGCCGCGCAATCCCTGGCCGCACCAGGACATCGAGCGTCCGGCCGGGCGGGTGGTGCTGCCGCCGCTGATGCAGGGCTACCTGCGGCTGGGCGCCTGGGTGGGTGGCGAACCCGCCTACGACGCGGACTTCGGTTGCGCGGACTTCTTCCTGTTGCTGGACATGGATCGGCTGGATCCCCGCTACCTGCGACGGTTCCAGTGA